One genomic region from Apodemus sylvaticus chromosome 1, mApoSyl1.1, whole genome shotgun sequence encodes:
- the LOC127679999 gene encoding olfactory receptor 473-like, translated as MQEMEAGNHTSVTELFILGLTEDPTLCIVYFVIFLGVYIITLVGNISIITLIRISSQLHTPMYLFLSHLAFVDILYSTSVSVIMLMELLGHGLALPVAACEAQLCIIVSFGSAECFLLAAMAYDRYVAICSPLLYSTIMSSKVCFLLLGVSYVGGCMNGWIFTGCLLNLSFCGPNQIDHFFCDYSPLLKLSCSDVSIIGIIPSFSSGSIIVVTVLVIAVSYIYILITILKMPSTEGRHKTFSTCTSHLTAVTIYYGTITFIYVMPKSNYSTEQNKVLSLFYTVVIPMLNPLIYSLRNRDVKGALRKAIARVYT; from the coding sequence ATgcaagagatggaggcaggaaaccATACCAGTGTGACAGAGTTATTCATCTTGGGACTAACAGAGGACCCTACATTGTGTATAGTCTATTTTGTGATATTTCTAGGAGTATACATCATCACTTTAGTAGGAAATATCAGCATCATCACGTTGATAAGAATTTCTTCCCagctgcacacacccatgtatcTATTCCTCAGTCACTTGGCTTTTGTAGACATTTTATATTCAACCTCTGTCTCAGTTATAATGCTTATGGAGCTCCTTGGACATGGGCTAGCCTTACCTGTAGCTGCATGTGAGGCCCAGCTCTGTATCATAGTATCATTTGGGTCAGCTGAGTGCTTCCTACTGGCTGccatggcctatgatcgctatgtaGCAATCTGTTCACCTCTCCTATATTCAACAATCATGTCCTCTAAAGTCTGTTTTCTATTGTTGGGAGTGTCCTATGTTGGTGGCTGCATGAATGGTTGGATATTTACTGGTTGTTTGTTAAATCTGTCCTTTTGTGGACCAAATCAGATAGATCACTTTTTCTGTGACTACTCCCCTTTGCTGAAACTTTCCTGCTCAGATGTTTCCATTATTGGAAtcattccctctttctcttctggaTCAATTATTGTGGTGACAGTTCTTGTCATAGCTGTTTCCTACATCTACATTCTTATCACCATCCTGAAGATGCCCTCCACTGAGGGCCGCCATAAAACCTTCTCTACCTgcacctcccacctcactgcaGTCACTATCTACTATGGAACAATTACCTTCATTTATGTGATGCCCAAGTCGAACTACTCTACTGAACAGAACAAGGTGCTCTCTTTATTCTACACAGTGGTGATTCCTATGCTGAATCCCCTCATCTATAGTCTGAGGAACAGAGATGTAAAAGGTGCTCTGAGGAAGGCAATTGCCAGAGTATATACATAG